The DNA segment ATATCAGAAAAATTCACAGATTGAGAAActgcaaattcaaaattacatgCTTAATGTATAATTTGAGACTAAAATAAATGTCATGTTTTACCAATGCAAAACATGTATTTACCAATGagtttattaacataaaacttgcctgtgggctaaagtcttactcaattaaactcattatcttaatgataaaattatcaaattatatgtcatgtttcaccaatgcaaaacatgtctttacTAATGAGTATATTACCATAAAACTTGTCTCTGGGCTAAGTCTTACTCAATTAGACTTATTTTCTTAATgataaaactatcaaattatGTTCCTTTTCTTAATTCCAATAggtaaattaagaaatataatttaatattttatcctaattaagcatataaatatgaaaaaaaaattgtgggtaaattttatcatattaaatataattatttacaactaATTTTTTCCATGTagcaaaactttatatacaaatttaattgattaaagatgTGGCTcctttttaatctattaaaactatattactactaaaacattaataatatataaatatttacataaaattcttaatatgtaaatatattaataataatgcatattttattgcacatataacaacaaatatatacatattacccaaaaaaatatacattaattattaatccaaaaaaatttaaacatacatATATCACGTTCAAAGATTAATTGTCTTTTACCAAGCCTGCAAATTTCCTAAAGAGGAAAGGTGATGGGAGACACGCAgggttgaaaaataataataaagagatTAAGAAAAGCAAAAGGATTTTCAAAATCCCGAAacatgagagaaagaaaaaacgaaTAGCCAGAAACTATTCATCGACTTTGGACGGATCTTCTTGATccagtttaattttattttggcttttaattataaaagctTTGTTTaggattacaaaaaaaaaattgtaattaggTTTATCGTTaatttggaaattttgtttggattaaaagcatcaaaataataaagcCCATAAATCAAAAATCTAAATCAACGAAAACATGCAATGCAGAGGAATGAACAGGctttgataccaaatgataaaaatttagagcagagtaaaattgatctaaacatgttatataaataCCAGAGTAACACATTCAGATCAAGAACAACAgaagcaaaaatgaaaaaataatgtgtGTACCTCCTGCTATTGCAATTTTGTAATCCCAACACAGAGACAGCTTTGTTTTTTAAACCTTAATTCACTCAAACTCGATTATGTGTTTTTCTAAATAGAGGAGTGGGCTTAATGATCAAAACTGAAAGTAACTCATTCCCTTTATATAAAGTCTGGCTATCAcagatttgaaaataatgagCTGGACTTTACCTTTAAACAGTATAATAACTACTCCATAACCTCTATGTACTTAAAAAGGATAAATATAATTGGCTTAATGGACCACTTTATgttccttaaaaatagaaatttaaaatgctgtaatatttattctataattaaaataaatgctaacaaaatttccaatcaataaaatttattaataaattttattttatcaacaatttttttataataaaatttcataatgaaAGAGCATTTTTCCCATAAGATAAACATGGATCAGGACTAATTTGAAGGAATTATACACgtacacataaaaataaaataatttaaaagtataatgaGAGGAGAgagatagaaaaatagaaacaaaatggTTTGTGTAAATTTACGCATTAAACGGTGAATGTTAGAGTTTGTGAGGTTGTGAATGATTTTTGACATGGTATTGGGAAAGTTTCCTTCATCAAACACAATCACCATTTGTTAACCCCACAAAACCACAAAtactaaaaaagaataaaaagtttttgattttttttttgtagtattTGGCTTTAGAACTTTGCCCTACTCATTGAACCTTGGTTGGATCCCCTTTGAATTCTTCATTGAAGATTAATTTCTTGGGTTTGCCATATCATTTCAAAGGGGTCCAACTCCTGGTTAGGAATCATTATCATTGTTTTTGCATTCATTTTTTCCAATTACACTTTTGATTTTTGGGATGTGGAGAGATCCTGGAGCTCCCGCTGATTCGTTTTATGAAACTCGTCCTGAATGCACTGATGTTCCAAAGTCTAAATTTAGGATCAAGgtatcttcttttctctttcatttcacCATTCATAAAACTTTATGTTAATCTTATGCCACCAATCTTATCAATAACTCTGTCAATTCattgattatttaagaattttttatgtatttttgttgGTTAATTCATTGATAGAAAGGTTAATGGTGGGTGCCATAATGATggtattatattttcataaaacaaaaggCGATACTGTTAGGATAGTTTTTGGGTATCTTTGGTTTGATTCTCTATATGCTTAActtcaagaaaataattattaatgacaTTACTCTGGGTGATTATGATGGATCATGAAAATATCGAAGTACTATAATTAaacaatttgtattattatattataaaaggtATACGCTTTTAATTAAGAAGTAATTAATGagtttgttttttatctttttagtcGTGCAGCATTAACATCAGATGTTTTGAATTAAGCTTCTTGTAATGTGATTTTCAGGCTGGCAAAACATTAAGTGCAAGAAAATGGCATGCCGCGTTTTCTCCAGAAGGGTATCTAGATATAGGCAAGACTCTAGGTCGAATCCACCGAGgggtaattcaattttttttttctttcacattttttttttagggtttagggtttgttCACATGCATGGTAATCAAGATTAGAAAACTTGATCATGTGAAATTTGATGCAATATGGTcttgcaaataaaattaataactaatGTTTTTGGGAATACTTTGATTTTCTTTGCAACACCATGAAATTTTATTACCATTATCATGCACGACATTTCAATGATTTAAAATCACTTTgccaattttcttttaatcaatgtatttaaaatgtaatttgtttatatatatatataatttataaaaatgtagcttgctatataaaagttataatatatgtaataaggAATCTCAAAAACATATaacttcattaaaattttaaaatcaggGAATCCATCCATCAATTAGGGGAGAAGTTTGGGAGTTTCTACTTGGTTGCTATGATCCCAAGAGTACATTTCAGGAAAGAGATGAAATAAGACAACGTCGAAGGTAAACATTCTCAGTTTCAAGATATCTTTTTAGTTACAACATTTTACATGAACCATGCAAAGCATTTTCccttaaaaatgaaattggattAATGATTATaacaagaatatttattttttctgaatttAGTGGATGATTAGTTGTGTAGTTTAAcgtttataataatgttttcaGGGATCTTTATAATACATGGAAAGAAGAATGTCGTATATTGTTTCCTCTTGTAGGAAGTGGTAGATTTATCACAGCACCTGCAGTTACTGAAGATGGTACACAATGTTTAGATCCATTGgttttgttagaaaataatCCAGAGAATGGACCAGTTGTTCTTCAAGATGTTACTATTCCAACTTACTTAGAAAAGATCACAGACAAGAGAATAATTCAATGGATGTTAACACTTCATCAAATAGgtttgtgattttttcttttttttttatttttttttgggtctATTGATGaaaattatcctaattaattCTTGCACAAACACATGTTTCAGGTCTTGATGTTGTTCGCACTGATAGAACattagtattttatgaaaagaaagaaaacttgtCAAAACTATGGGATATTCTCTCTGTTTATGCTAAAATAGATTCAGATGTTGGCTATGGTCAAGGtgagtttttaaatttcaatcttAAATACTTCGCATTACCAAATTTGGATGCTAATCAATATACATAGAATCTATTATTCTTCATTTTAGATCTTATTTGCCTTAATATAAAGGATAATTCTATGTAACTTTAACACCCACAACgttaaaaaacaaagacaaatgAACAAACCATATATTATTGTATGGTAATAATTacctcgttttttttttttatataaagaaacactctgttttatatttgactacaatgttttgaaaataacataataataataattgggAGTATCCAGTTTAGATTCTATCCCATTTGGATCCCAAATCAAGATGCAATAAAAtagattgaatttaaaatatagataaattttacCTAGATcgcatttatttaaatttttttaatctaatttaaattataataaaccaGGATTAAATTTATTTCGTAAATTAGACTTTGACATAGAATCGACCTAAACAATCTTATGCGAGAATTAATTCAACTCAATTTGACATGGTTTCAATCTTATGTAGACACAATGTATTGGTTTAATACAGGTTCAATTTGACTTAGTCCAACATAGTATAACTCATTCCAACTTGAATTTGACTCGTCTCAACTCAATCTGAACCTGACCTAACCAAATTTTGAATGAACTCAGCATAGGTCAAGCCCAACTGGGACACAAGTCAATTTAGCTCGATGTGGGATCAAATCGACCTAAGCTCAGGCTAACTCAACTTGATCTTAACTTGGGATTGACTCAGTTTGACAAGGACCCAACTTGACTTGACTTAACATAGACCTAGACCAACTTGATTGGACATGGGCCTAGGCCGACTTGGCTCTACTTAGCCATACGCTAACTCAATTGGAATTAGGACTAGATGACTCTGGTTGACCCTAGTTCTTGTCGACTCGTCTTGAACTTGCTTGGACTGACTTGGTTGAACTCATCCTAGGCGACTAGCTCTACTATAATTCTAATTGACTTAGATCAACTAAGACCAAGACTCAGGCTGACTCAACTTGAATGGCCCAAACTAATAATAGTCAGCCTAAGCTAACTTGACTTCATTTGGGTTTAGGTTTGCTCAACCTGCACCTAGATCAATTCAACTCAACGTGGTTTTTCCCAACTCAACTCAACCTGAACCTAGATTAACTCAACTCAATCTAAGCTCAACCTCAATCGACTTGACTTAGCCTAAGCCTAAGTCGACTTGACCTAAGCCTAAGTCGACTTGACCTAGGCCAAGCTGAATGGACTTGACTTGGTCTTAGTCAAACTGGTCTTGACATGGTCTAGATGTGGCTAAGCCCAACATGGTCTTTATGGGTTTACTTGCCCTGACTTATGCTTGGACCAACTAGGCTTATGATTGATTTAGGTTGATTTACACCTAGCTTTACCCAATCTTGATTGGGCGGGGCTCAAAATTGATGAGGTGAGGCCTGTATTGGTCTTGATAAAAATTAAGACCTATCTTACCTTATATCAACTCAGCTAAACATGGGCTGGTTAAGAATATATGAACTTGGACTCCCATCAACTCAATTGAATGTACACTCATCATGACTAATCTCAATCTATGCTTGGATCGATTTTGTTCGACCTATGTCTGAGTTGACTCAACTTGACCTAGGCTTGGATTTATTTAGCTCAACTTAGATTTAAATAACTCGATTCCATTTAACTCAATTCAACTTGGTTTGATTCTGACTCAAGTCAATCTAATCCGATATTGCATGAGATTGAcccaattttaacttttttagatATAACCTGATCTAGTATTTCATAACTTAAAATAACCTAGACATACATTGATTTTGAACTTTCAAAATCCAAAACATTATCCAATCTATATCCTATTTAAATCTAGCTAAATATATTGAACTTAAAATccaaaatatgaatttgaatttgagacGAAtctatttaattagatttaaagtaatatgaatttagataatttatttaaatttgttattcactttttaaaaatacttgaaTACCGCCTTACTCACTTTAATCTCAGTTTGCAGTTATTGATTATAAAtcctttagttttttttttcgcattcaagagaaaaatattcattaacctTCATCTTTTAGTTTACAATTTTAGTACTTAGTTTAGACAAAAGTATGAATACCTTAACCAAAATGAGCACCTTATTATTGATTCATAAATAGAGTTTAAACACAAGATAGTATGTTTCTATATTATTCACTTCTTGAGTTAACGATTCTTGCTTGAGAACTTCTCAAagatgtaatttattttttagtttacaaCTATCATAATTGGGTTTCTAGCATAGTTGAAATAATAGCCAAATTCATGTCCGACCATGATGTAAGACCTAAATCATAACTACAAAGAGATGTTTTAGTGTAGTATGTTTTTACTTGATGAGAGtgttatatgtttttactttaaatGAGAGTTTACCCTTCAAATCATAGTAGTCTCTTTTCTttatacaaaacaataaaataatatttttttgtttatgggCATACAACCAAATTTGACTCatagaaagggaaaaaaaaaggaaataaacttCTAGCGAAAAAAAAGGGTGCGAAAATAAACTCTTAATATCTTTAAAGTATAGTGCTCATTGTAATATGGTAAAAACAGAAGTTTGTTTGATTTCAGAGATGTCTTTTACTTCTTATTTTTATAGatacctaaaaaaaaaatccctttttgttttaattgttgtttCTAAGGATTTGTATAATGAacagaaaaagtaaatttaaaaacaagtctcttaaaagataaaattaataaaataattgttctaatttaaaagaaaaatacttaaaagataaaattagaaacaaaaaaggTGTATACTAAAAAAGGAAAccatctttatataataatataaatgagcaaagataaaaaaaaaatatatatatatatatataattattcttgaAACCAAACAAGCTCTAAATGTAGCACCATAATtcacaattaatgtaatttttttacattttggtTACAATTTTTGCAGGAATGAGCGACCTGTGCTCTCCTATGATAATACTTCTTAATGATGAAGCCGATGCTTTTTGGTGCTTTGAACGTTTGATGCGTAGATTGGTAAACTCCAATCCTATCTATTACAAAACTAATGAATTTCATGTCCTTTCTTACATTTTGCAAAATAAATTGACTAACCAAGATTTGAATATATAGAatcatatatatgaaattaaaatatgtttaaagaatatttaataaagtacaattataattatattcaacAACGTATTTATTTCTTACAATCgacattgtttatttttttaagcgAGGGAACTTTAGATGCACTGCTAACTCTGTTGGGGTGGAGGCACAATTAAGTAATTTGGCAACAATCACTCAAGTAATTGATCCAAAACTTCATCAACATATAGGTATTTTCCTTctgtctatttttatttatagagcagaaaatctaattatatatacaatgtagtttttgtcagatttctttaaaaataataaaagagaaatcaGTGTAAGGTCACCCATAAGTGGTGGGTTGTTTATATTTAATCGTGAGTTCAAAATATGTTgtctattttataatataaaaaggaaaatttgcaagtttattatttttaaaattttaaattaaatatgttgttAGATATTTAGTAAAGAGGtagactttaaacttaactccACAACACTGATTTTTAAGATGAGGTTTAAAACAAGGACAATGATGTTTAgacaacaattttttgacaacaattGAACATTATCTATGTGTTATtccaccatggaccaatcacataatgatacgtagatgatgttcaaatgttgtcaaaaaaatattatctaaatatcattatccttataacaatttatatgttataaattgactttatttttaatcaatgtcAGACTTCTAATAGTTAACATCACATTTCTCATTATATAACCTAAACTAACTGAACAaatagatttatatattttgtaaatatcttGTTTGCATAACATTGACAAaagtaacataatttttatCGATGGAGTACAGAACAAATTGGTGGAGGTGACTATCTATTTGCATTTCGGATGATAATGGTTTTATTTAGAAGAGAATTCTCCTTTTGTGACTCATTGTACCTTTGGGaggtttgttttatttttttatttctaattctaatttattGAAGCATGGAGAATATAGTAACCTATAATTGTAgtaaaagaataagaagaaaattttaacagaaaaaaaaatgttattttgaatGAAACAGATGATGTGGGCACTAGAATATGATCCTGACTTGTTTTGGATGTATGAGGAGGCTGATGATAAATCTGAGGAATTTAAAGGACGAATGAAGTCATTACGTCACTATGGGAagtatgagagagaaaatatgaaaaatggaGGAAAGAATGGAGAAGATCCTCCATTCCCCATATCTGTTTTCCTTGTTGCCAGTGTCTTGAAGGAAAAAAGTGCAATATTATTACAACAAGCAAAAGGTTTGGATGATGTTGTCAAGGTACACTTCTTTATCTTAATTTTccattaaattcaattattcattaattatacaCATATAccttcatttattattattattgttaaaataaattatatagatTTGACTCATGTCAAGTTAAAAAATAcagttttttcattttgttggaGGGGTGAGTCAAATAATTTGACTTCTATTAGAAATGGGTTAATTAGTAATTTGCCAacaattcttaaaataatttttttaatttaattacttattatttttaactatgtgggttgataatttttttttttaataatagaatgTAATTTAATAATGTTCGAATGATTCagcaaaatatcattttaagttTGTGAGCGATATTTAGTAAAACAAGTGACATTATGGGTCTTTCACTTTTATATACtgttttactttcttatttctaatcaatgtgggacttagactcacattTGAGCTTTCAACAATCTTTCCCTCAAGggtgagtcccttccacatAGGTACACTCCCCTTCCAATAGAAACGTTTCAAACTAACCACAACCACGAGTAGCCCTTTCCAACCAATCGCTTACCCGAATACTCTTTGCCAGGAAGACTTTCAGTATAAGGATCATTATACTCGTCTGAGCCGATCATCAAGACAAACCAtcagctctgataccactgttgggttTGTTGAGGAGAGAGTTCACCAGGGAGACACAAACACTAATGACATTTAAGCCCAGCTATATAAAGGATTGACACCattctctacccaaaaccttaaggtaATGGGTTAATGGATGTTTCATGTTTTTATAGTCCTCAAAAGAGAAGTGATGACCGTGGTGTACTCGGGAATAAGAAAAAGACTCTCGTTGTaggggaggtggaggtggaTAATCATAGTCCTTTGTTTGACGGATGATGTTGGGGTataaacaaagtctcacatcggATAAAAGAAGGGTTAGACATGGGTAAAGACAAATAGATACCTTCATTGCTAAGAGGCCTTTTGAATGGTACAAAAAGCAAATCCGCGAGAGCTTGACCCAAAGTAGATAATATCTTACCAGTGTGAAGATCTATGTGTATATTTGTGTTGAACCTccctacaaatggtatcagaaccCATGGTTCAAGTCTAGTGACCGGGCTCAAACGAGTACATCCCTCCATGATCAAATGAAGCTTTGGTAGGTGGCTAGTGGCAGATAGCCTGGAAGTAAATCATGAGAGGTGGAGAGCAAGATGTGTTCAGTGTTTGATCATGGATTGTGTGAGAAAAGTATCGATCATGGTGTACTCAAGGATAAGACTTCCGCTGTTGGAGAGGTGAAGGTGGAGAACCATAGTCCTTGTTTGAGGGGAggatgttgggtacaaacaaagtcccacatcttataaaataagaaatggacatgagtttatatacacataaaataccTTCATTGATAAGAGTTCTTTTGGAGTGGTGCCAAAAATAAATCCGTAAGAACTTGACCCAAAGTGGATAATATCTTACCAGTGTGGAGATATATGTATATCGAGTCTTCCCaacacttttaatttaatttatagtaaaattatttcatttaaattaaattgagacATATTTGACACTCTTGTTTTATATACgcctattatatatatatatatatatatatatatatatatatatatatatataaagatgttgataaatattttaaatttacatgaataatttttcttgaaattatgGAAAGAACAATTACATAGTACCCGTGCATAGCgcatgtatatttattttttttctaataacaaacaataatgaaattataatattatgaaaataaatataaatcatttttacaatttaattatatataattttcatttattttttaaataatttttatttatttagtacacaatttttatttatttaattaaaaaaatagttaaatttaaaaagaaacggttaaatttaaaaaaaaaaatcaattaaatttcaatgAAATAGTAACTTGAAagataaatgtgaaaaaaacaaataccctttttatataagtataaatataagaaGAGAATGAGCAGTGAGAAAATCTCTTCTTTGAATACTTTTGCATATTGCAACACTCCTTAACAAATTTAGTTTGTAGTATCATATATGGTTAGTAACTTCTCTTTTACTACCTAATTTATTTTCCCAGATATTGAATGATGTGAATGGAAACCTTGATGCCAAGAAAGCTTGTATGGCTGCACTAAAACTTCACAAGAAGTATTtgaaaaaggtattttaaatcattttttaacatCTTCCACAGTTTCTTGTGTgttatattttcatgttttcataTAATACTGATGAACAACAGTTTGCATTAAGGAAAAAGATTAAACACAATGATATGTTCCtttatagttataaaataatgCTAAAATTCGATACATATAGTTATGTTGATatctatatttgaaaaaaagaaaaatgaattatataaccttttgtttaattatttttttatgggaATAAGAACTAAAAAAGTGTCACCTTAATGATAATCATATTATATTCTTATGGTGGAAACTAATTATGAGTATTGGTCTAcgatatttacttttaattgaaaagaaaaaattaccaATAAAGATATTTCTTTTGTCATTGATATATTaatgtgttattattattattattattattattatttttactattattactattattataatttttgtcataGAATTGTGTGACATATAGTGCTTATAATGTGCTAGcttgttttaaaattcattttgtttttaatataattttctttaattatccACTTAACTATATACACAAAAATTGTGATTTGTGCAGGCTAAGAATCCCTAACATAATACATAGCTCGCAATATTTGGTTTTCCACCAACCAAGTGATGTGTTGCTGAGCCCTTGTTTAGAAGACAACTTTGattcttctaaaaaaaatttaattatattttattacagcAATGAAAGAAGGGTTCCAACCATTGTATCATGAAAACACAATTGTTGTATGTTAAATTAATCTTCTTTTTGGTATGTGttactatttcttttttcatatttgtaaTGTGTTATACGCAGTAAAAGATgcgaaaaatataaaaaaaataattatatgcatgagaaaaattaatttagaatttctaccatcataaaaatatttggtaaaGAAAGCTAAATTAAGAAATATCCAAAAGGCATAGTCttggttaaaataaataaaaaaatattaatattagtgtaTATTTGAGCAtagatttgtttcttaatttgaCTAATGAacttaggtttaaacctctttttgttccctaagttatgagcggatgttcagtttagtccccgcttataaaaatgtaaacctttggttcctaagttataaaaaatgtatcaaatgagtacttttttatgttcatgatcaaagtacaaagagcaatctaaagtgctgttattattaagaaacaaatcataacaatctaaagatgtagcagttgttaaaaaacaaccaaaaacaatatttcaagtcaaaaaaggactcatttgatacattttttataacttagggaccaaagatttacatttttaaaaacggggactaaactgaacatccccttataacttaaggaccaaaaag comes from the Vigna radiata var. radiata cultivar VC1973A chromosome 2, Vradiata_ver6, whole genome shotgun sequence genome and includes:
- the LOC106780730 gene encoding TBC1 domain family member 15; its protein translation is MWRDPGAPADSFYETRPECTDVPKSKFRIKAGKTLSARKWHAAFSPEGYLDIGKTLGRIHRGGIHPSIRGEVWEFLLGCYDPKSTFQERDEIRQRRRDLYNTWKEECRILFPLVGSGRFITAPAVTEDGTQCLDPLVLLENNPENGPVVLQDVTIPTYLEKITDKRIIQWMLTLHQIGLDVVRTDRTLVFYEKKENLSKLWDILSVYAKIDSDVGYGQGMSDLCSPMIILLNDEADAFWCFERLMRRLRGNFRCTANSVGVEAQLSNLATITQVIDPKLHQHIEQIGGGDYLFAFRMIMVLFRREFSFCDSLYLWEMMWALEYDPDLFWMYEEADDKSEEFKGRMKSLRHYGKYERENMKNGGKNGEDPPFPISVFLVASVLKEKSAILLQQAKGLDDVVKILNDVNGNLDAKKACMAALKLHKKYLKKAKNP